The genome window GGCATCTAGATGTCCAGTGATCACCTTTTTTGCCACATGTTCGGCACAACATAAGAACTGCTCCTTTTCCAAGCTGTGCCAAGGAATCTCCAGACACCTTGCCTTCATCTGGTTTAGAACCTGTTGACAAAtcacaataaaatatatttataacatcaaCTCAACTTCTACATATCCCAATAAGACAATTTATTGGATGTATTCTACATTAAAAACGGTGAGTTCTACACAAATTACACGTGCCACTCTGTTTAGCCTGATTTAGATTGAGGGATCCTAATCTCAAAGATTTGCCTCCAACAAATTGACTGTCTACCAACAAAATTTTTTCAGTTTGTACATGCCATTGGTACGGATGGTGCAAAAGCATGGTATATTAGGTCCAAATCATAGATCTACTAAGTCGTGTATTTAGAAAATAAGTTAGTCCCCTAATACTTGTTACATAATTCAATTGTAATTGAATTTGCCATTCATATCATCTACGTCCTTGTCTAATCATAGGCAAATATAAATTCTTTGTGGTAATTGGACATCTGAGCCACTGAAACTCAAATGACAGGACAGACCACTTAAACTTTAACACATTGTTCCTAGAAATAGAGCTAAAAACGGGACATCCTTCTTCTGAGGATGAAATGAGGAGTGCATCAGTAAATCAGTCAAGTTGTTAAAAACTGAACTGATTTTCATACCCAGTCAATATAAATGCTAATTAAATGACCATGCTGAGAATCACTTTTGCAAACTGCTGTCTTTGTAAGATATTGATGATTTTGCTAAagaaataatagtaataatgatGATAATAATCAGTCTACTAGTTACTTGAAGTTTAATGAGAATCCAGAAGCACTATTCACCAACTATAAGGGCGAGACTAAAAAACTGGATTCATGTTCCTAGACAGCCTGAACGAAGTGGAGATTATTGTTATTAACTAAACAGCTTGTCCTTGCATGTCGTGATTCAATGATTCCTAAAAGAACTTCAATTCCATTAGCCAAGTCATagttttgaaatatttctgCCAGAGATGGTGAAAATAGATAGTAAACTTGCAAGCATCTAAACTGGAAGCCAAAGCCCAAATCTGGTCACATTGTGCTCTCACTTCCAAAACCTACAAAAACTTTACTGGCTAAACCACCAACAAAATCCACCTGGAATCTTCCTTCCAGTAGGTCTCTACTTGTCACTGATCCCCTCTATATCTTCTGGTGATTCCCTTTTGGTCCCTACTAGCTCTATCATCTGTTCTGACTTGTCCATGTGCTTACAACACCTTGGCTCAACTTGGCATCATGATAGGTATGATGGGTTAACCGAGTTAATTGATCATCGTCAAATTCATTACAGTCTCAGATTTCATTTGGTAACGTCGGCTCACGCTTGCTCTATTTTACTTTGAATTTTAGTACTAATTattatagttcaaatcaaaCCGCATCATTTGTGATCATTTTCACTGTAGGTAGATTAATGGAaagaaatatatacatttttagtGGCATGAAAATGTTCTGCAAGTAATTAAAAGAAAATGGAGCAGATGATATGTTGAAAACACAAAGGGCAAACCAAACACAAAACCTTAACATCACTACCACAAAGATGATAACCAGCATGCCAAAACAGCGCACCAATCAAAGTATTAATTCTCTAATCTGATTATAATCACATCATAAATCCACAAATCATATCTTTATTACCTCATACTTAGTAGCTCATCTCTTGTCCCCATAAGTTCACAAGTTAGTAACACAACACAAAAACCAACACTTCATCAAACAGTACATCCACAATACCACTAACATAAATCACCTATTCTAATCCAAATTAACataaacacaaaacaaaaacaacacatactccaaaatcacatataaataactaaaaacaaaaaacatttaACACAAAATCCCCATAATGTAACACAAAAAACAACTCTTCATCGCACacagaaaccaaaccaaacatatccGGTATATCCCGCGAACATTACATCACACATCACCATTCCATCACACACAATATCTACAAATACCATACatcaacacaaacacaaacacataaaattaagaataaatataacaaaatatacaaacacaaataataaaaacaaaacacacaaaCCAGGAGGTCTAGGACGTTCAAGAGAGATTTCTTCAGTGGAAACCATAGTAAGCCTAGCACCAACATCCTCCCTCACGGCATCACCAAACTTGGGCCATGATCGCCTCTCCACGGCCCGTTTGCTCAAACGGGCCTTGGCCAGCTTTCTTACACGTGTTGTCGTAGTGATCTTTATTTTATTACCATCATCATTAAACTTATATTCGATCACCTTTTTGATCCCGTTTTCATCGGGCCCGATCACTTGTTTCGGTGGTAACAAAAAGTCCAGGTCCTCGCCGTCGTCTTCGTCGAGCTCGCCCCATCGGAGCTTCCCGGGCTGGTGGTTCGGAGCTGAATCGGGCCTGTCGAACGCCATTGATTGCATTGGTGAAATGAACAGGCCAGAGAGATGTATACGTGTGTTTATGTTGTTCGTCTAGTTATGtacttgtgtttgtgtgtgatgATTTGATCagggaataaaattttattattgtcgATAAACAATTTTTGTTAGAATTTATTAGTTGTTTAATTATAGAAAAGAGCAAAGTGGTTCCATGTCAAATCTATTCAcaagtaaaaaaaatcaaaggtAGGTTGTGAGGCATGGGAAATTATGTGCATCCATACTTGTTATTTTGATGTAATGATCGGATTCTTTTTCTCCAGAGTTCTAGAGTTTTCTTAGAGATGTTTGTGCCTGGCGTgcgtattatataattttaagttgttttcgtgttttttctcaaaaaaaaagttgttttcgtgtttaatatattttctaacgAGAGTCATttctttgaaatttaaaaagtttTGAGAAAACTTTAAAGATGTGggtgatatttaaaatttttccaaataaattatataaattattattatgctTTATGATTTATGCAGAGTACgttaacattattattattattatgttagataataatataatatctaaAAGGAAGGTTCTGCTCTCATCGTTTTTCGGAAAAAactattttgatttaaatttctatcttattaatatatatttatacattgaaataataatttaagttcaaatttttctttaaaagtCGGTGTGAGAGGGTGTATggcaaatattttaaaagctaATATATTGATCATTAATGTATTTGGATGATGGGTTCGGTTCATGACAATAATATGATATAACATGGTTGTAGTCAAGAGAAAATCTTAAAACCTGCACAATCCCACATTTTAGATAGATTTTCAGGAATTAAATCTAAATaatgttgttgttgtttttgCATCGTTATGtttgttcagaaataatttcaaatcaataatacataaacacgacattttttgcatgttcAAATCTTAAAACCTTATTTAATACTGAAACAAAGCTAAAGGTTTTAAGGGTTATACTTATACATCAACGGTCCAGGTCCCTGGCATATATAATTGCCAAGGACCGTTTAAGTAACATATAGGTTCTCgaccgttggatgaatatctaaCAGTcaggattaaaacaaaattttaacatgtttaaGCGTTGTATGGGGACATCTTCATACAACGGTTAAAAAGCGTTGTACATGAGAATCCATGTACAGCATTTAAAAAGCGTTGTATatgttaaattttgttttaattctgACCGctggatgaatatccagcggtCTAGATACTGTTTGTTATTTAAGAACTCTATGATATATGAATGCCCACAAATTAGGACCCTAAATGAAAGATGACCGATATAACATATTATTGATAAATCACATCACCCGCGCTGTCCAATCGTGCTCAAAGATGATTAATGATCATAAAATATTATCCTAAAAGGAAATTTTTTATGTCatctaaaattaattatgatGGAACATTGTCCTAAAAAGATATTATCCTACCAAAGACGATTCAAATCTGATATATTTGACCCTAATACCttttaagaataaaaattacTCGGAAAAAAGTGGACAATTAGACATCGTCACattataaataaatctattaGAAAAGTGAATCTTTGATATCAAGAATTCCTGCAGCAGCATAGATACATTACCTACAACAGCGTTGGAGTTGGATAAAGACTCATTCATATGTTCTGCATAAATCTTTCCTGATTCTGCTTCAACTCCTCTTGTCTTTCACTTCATCTCAACTCATGTATGTCTCATTGTTTTCTATACAATCTCATTGCTTTTGTTTTCATTCTTAATAATTCTGTCTGTATTACTGTATACCATTTGTTTTCATATGTTCTAGCTTAATTTTACGATGTAGTTGCTAAGGTATCTTGATTACTAGTGATCATGTGTGTTATATTTTTCGACAGACTTGAATCAATTACAATGCAATTTATGGAGctcttttcttgaattttttttctgtgTGGATCCTAATGAATTAACTCGGAAAACTGCTTGCTTTCATTCGAGCTTTAATCACTAATATAGACTAAAAGTAGGAAACAACAATGTGCtgtttaaaaatttgtaacCAGTGATGCACGGTTTTATAAAATTAGGAACCATATACCAATGGTGTGGTTTCGAATTTAAGACCAATTACATTGGATCTTAGGAATTGGGACTAGCCTTGATATCACAATAATTATACATTTACTGTTTTCCGAGAGACTAACCATGTTTTTGATGCCCAATGTTGTGTGAATATACAGTTAAACAAGTACAGCATGATATAACATTATCTGGATGATCTTTGAAGGGTTGTGCAGGTTTACATGTTTAGTATTTACACTCTGCCAATGTAGAGCTTTATGTTGTTCGTAAAGATATTATTACAGGGCTTTGTGAGAGCCTTCGTAGATAGATTCTGCCTTTGGTTATACTTACAATTTACAAacatatgtaaataaattaataagggattatgtatataaaaaagattaGTGCTGTTCAGTGTTAATCAGTTCAGTTTCCTGTAAGAGCCACAACCCAACCAAATAAATACAGATTTTTGAAATCAAAAAGTGAAACCAAACCAATAACCAATGTTGCGGTTTTTACCTTTATGGTCCATTTATGCTCATCTCTAAGTCAGAGTATAAAACCAAGAGAGGGCACAATCAACTCAGGAAAAAACAAATCAATCTTATGGATAAGAAGGTTTTGGCGAAAGAAGTTCTTTGTAATACTTGTCCAAATTCTAATTTTGTGTTTGGTTAGATGAATGAAATTGGAGTGAATGGATCGAACTTTGAACTATATTATTGGTAAATGTTCAAGATTCCCATTTCTTTCCTAGTAAGTAGTTACCTATACTAGAACTCAAGACTCCAATTTGAGAAGGAATTTTCCAATCTCCATCATACCTATTTTCATCACATATTTCTTCATAGAAAATTTGCATTTCTTCCCGAATCTTCCCTCCTACCTCAATTGTTTTCCTTTAATATCATCTGTTCCATTTCTTTCCATTCTTTGCAACTAAACATGATATAAAGGGTCAATCCCATGGCAAGCAAATTCAGCTACTCAGTTTCACTGCAAATATCGGTGAGATTTGGTACTTGACCTAAAAATTAGGAAAAAGTCCCAATATGTCTTTGCTACTGGTTGTAACTTCCTGTTAGAGAGGAATAGGCCATGAGACGATGTTTCTATTCAATAGACATTATGTTCTGTTAAATATTAAACTAcatatctttttgttttttgctaGGTATTGAAAATCTTTCTTCTCATATGAAAAAGATTACTAATGAAATTTAGCATTTTGCAACGATAGAAAATCGAGCCTCTTAAAGTTCAGCAACTGACAATTTTTGAGAAACATTTTGAAGATACCATGTCACAATTACATAATCAATTATTGCAACTTTGTTAGATCAATACATACTTAACAGTGGCCGAGCCAGAAATTTGGTCAAGAAGGGTTACATTTCTGGTTGCGCTTTTAAATGGCACACTGCTCCGCTATGATACCTGGACTCGGGTATGAGTGTCAGACACGGGTGCGGATCCAAGAGTTGGATTCtcagttttaaaataattaggATTCTTGGATATGGATCCGAAATTAGACACGGGTGCTGGGACTCGGCACGTAACCTTAATGCAAGTAAAACCTTACATAGATGAATTTATTGTGCATGTATAGAAATAGTGTCTATAACACATAAATCACAAAacacttcattatatatgttaaattttagcacaaaatcaatataataacATAGTAACAATTCATTCATGGACCTTGCTCTATGTATATAAGTGGTAACAAGACCTTAACTTTAATTTTGAACTGGGACGCCACAAGGTGAAGTGTCCAGTTTTAATAAGAAGGATCCGACTCAGATCCCGTacccacacccatgtcatgtTCGGTGGACACAATTATAAGGTCAAAAATGGAGAGTCCGGGTAGTGTAGCTGCACCGTTTATAGAATATATGTTCAGTGTTGATCTTAACATTAGTTTAGCATATGCAAAGAACAACACTTTTAACACCAACTATGAATAGATCTTCAAAGAAGTCTATCATAATCTTTAGTCATTATGCACAAAagaaaggtatttttaaaagagGGCTCATCAAGAAAAGTAGGCACTGAATAACATACTTGTGTCCGCACAAAAATTGATTAACAACAATTCCTCTTTTAATACTTGAATGTAGATATCATTTGATTCAAAATTTGCATGGGGCTTTCTTGTTTGTCAATACTTCAATTGATTAGTCTTAAAACTTTAGCGCTAAATTTTGTGCAATATCATGTCTAGTATCCACGTATTAAATTTTCTAGTTTTAGTTATCGAATTGTATTTTCTCTACAAAGAGTAAATCTGTGCGTAAGATTTGAAATCACAAATTAAGGTCTATAGCAAGTATTCCTAATTTGATGCATTAGGCCAAactataattcataatattgaAAACACACatgttttgttatatatttctcAGTAGATACTTTAGACAAAACTTGAATGCATTAGTCTCTAACATTATTTTTTGCACTTTAACCATCACTGATGTTATTATGAATTTACACCGTTTA of Daucus carota subsp. sativus chromosome 3, DH1 v3.0, whole genome shotgun sequence contains these proteins:
- the LOC108211378 gene encoding uncharacterized protein LOC108211378, which produces MQSMAFDRPDSAPNHQPGKLRWGELDEDDGEDLDFLLPPKQVIGPDENGIKKVIEYKFNDDGNKIKITTTTRVRKLAKARLSKRAVERRSWPKFGDAVREDVGARLTMVSTEEISLERPRPPGSKPDEGKVSGDSLAQLGKGAVLMLCRTCGKKGDHWTSRCPYKDLAPQTDAFVDKPPISDVPMPTGATKGTYVPPSLRAGAERPAVPDMRRRNEENSVRVTNLSEDTREPDLLELFRTFGPVSRVYVAIDQKTGVSRGFGFVNFVSKEDAERAIMKLNGYGYDNLILHVEWATPRVN